Proteins co-encoded in one Quercus robur chromosome 8, dhQueRobu3.1, whole genome shotgun sequence genomic window:
- the LOC126696812 gene encoding protein TILLER ANGLE CONTROL 1 — protein sequence MKIFNWVHKRFHHTVLKDGLARNVKTTESTTNNSDKQALLKQVALAEVLDGWRDGILTIGTFGFDPLKPFNQQKEYLVLESEEEDDDIEEAEVGQYSNDEDGDGDDSDENAQHEELNPLMFTTFEHNFEDLESNPDHDINVCKPDVIMTVDGVPLTPPEYDELDNREGEEKKKKGERITLADLFLADADVKEKLDPDHFFPNPGKKTVLRTKNGLSFAKKFIPRVKGVKEDSSPIKNLQRLMRKMLKRKIHPEFEVKIHKSESQTPGETGVITNDEHGVSESVTLLPTQGATV from the exons atgaag ATCTTCAACTGGGTACACAAGAGGTTTCATCACACTGTCCTCAAGG ATGGGCTTGCTCGAAACGTGAAAACAACTGAATCAACTACTAATAACAGTGACAAGCAAGCGTTACTGAAACAAGTGGCCCTTGCTGAAGTGCTTGATGGTTGGAGGGATGGCATTCTAACCATTGGAACGTTTGGGTTTGATCCTCTAAAACCCTTTAACCAACAAAAGgaatatttggttttggaaaGTGAGGAAGAGGATGATGATATTGAGGAGGCTGAAGTTGGACAATATTCCAATGATGAGGACGGGGATGGTGATGACAGCGACGAAAATGCCCaacatgaagagctgaatccattgatgttcacaacatttgaaCACAATTTTGAGGATTTGGAATCAAACCCTGACCATGACATTAATGTTTGTAAACCTGATGTGATTATGACTGTTGATGGTGTTCCTCTAACTCCTCCAGAATATGATGAATTGGACAACAGGGagggagaggaaaagaaaaagaagggagaAAGAATAACACTGGCCGACCTTTTCTTGGCTGATGCTGATGTGAAAGAGAAACTTGATCCCGACCACTTCTTCCCAAATCCTGGTAAAAAAACAGTGCTTCGAACCAAGAATGGTCTTTCTTTTGCCAAGAAGTTTATTCCTCGTGTCAAAGGAGTTAAAGAGGATTCAAGTCCAATAAAAAATCTGCAACGA CTTATGAGGAAAATGTTGAAGAGGAAGATCCATCCAGAGTTTGAAGTCAAGATACACAAATCAGAAAGTCAGACGCCTGGAGAAACAGGAGTTATCACCAATGATGAACATGGAGTCTCTGAATCAGTCACTCTACTTCCAACTCAAG GTGCTACAGTCTGA
- the LOC126696813 gene encoding cytochrome b5-like, protein MASNVKVYTLEEVAKHNNKKTCWIIVSGKVYDVTPFLEDHPGGDEVLISSTERDATDEFEFVGHSDSAKEMMKKYYIGDFDKPAVPVKQNHNPPPQQNQSPGFTIKILQFLVPLLILGLAFGLQYFGKKG, encoded by the exons ATGGCTTCTAATGTCAAAGTTTATACCTTGGAAGAGGTGGCAAAGCACAATAATAAGAAGACCTGCTGGATTATAGTCTCTGGGAAA GTGTACGATGTCACCCCATTTCTGGAGGATCATCCTGGAGGTGATGAAGTTTTGATATCATCCACCG AGAGAGATGCAACAGATGAGTTTGAATTTGTGGGCCACAGTGACTCTGCAAAGGAGATGATGAAAAAATATTACATTGGTGATTTTGACAAACCGGCTGTTCCAGTCAAACAAAACCACAATCCACCTCCCCAACAAAACCAATCTCCAGGATTTACAATTAAAATCTTGCAATTTCTGGTGCCCTTGTTGATTTTAGGCCTAGCTTTTGGTCTGCAGTACTTTGGAAAAAAAGGGTAG